GACGAGATCATTCCACTGAAATATCTCTGCAGCCTCAGTGAGTTGCCGGATAACGATTTGTTTTAAATTAATAATATTTTTTAGCATAAGCCCCAGTATATGCTAAAAAATATTTTGTCCAGCATAATCTTTTAAATATTATCTTTTAGTTATTTTTATATTAAGTTTGCCTCGCCATGGGGGTAGAGGAAACACTCGGTCTTCCCCGAGCCGGTGCCGGTAGCAACAATTGTAGATTTTGGACTTTGACTTCCTAGGCGTTCAAATGAGATTTCTTGATGGCGGTAGGGGTGAAAGCCATCGGGTAGAATACCTGGAAAAAAAGTCTTGCCAGTGATGCCTTTTTGGTAGGGCAGACGCATGGTGAGGAAAGGTCCTTTGAAGATTCCTTCGGGTCTGGTAATGAGGTCTTCCAAGATGCTGTCAAAAAAGGGAGTGGTGATTGGAAAGGTAGTGCGGAGGAACTCTTCTATACCACGGCGAGTTTGGTCGGCTAGAATGGAAGGGATCATAATTTTTCAGTTACTGAGTGGATGATTTTGGGGGGAATTAGCTTTGGTATGAAATTTATCATGCAATCAGAGCTTCAAGAGACTTAACCCACTTATTAAATAGAGGACATGCCTTGCGTATTTCATCTATTCCAATTTCTTTTGCAATGCTGATTCCGGTGGTCATTTTTTTAAACTTTGAAGATAGTTTGTCCAATCGTTTAGATGGTGCCGTTTCAGGAGAGTCATTGATATTTTCTGGTTCACCACATTCAGAGAGAATCGACTCTACTAAATTTACATTGACATGAAGGTGCTCTGCAAGTACCTCTGTGGAACTGAATAGTAACGCCTCGAATTCATGCATTGCAATATAGGGGATAAATCGTAGCTCAGGACGCAACTCTTTAAACTTAGCTAAAACACTTTCTCTTAAACTTTCTATAAAAGTTTGAGCTTTAAGATGATGGTTTGCTTTCTTTTTTGACTCTAAAAGTCCGGGCCAATCACCTTTTATGCCATAGTAATCGAAAAGCAAGGTGAGATAGGTATCACTTCGTTGTTTGAGATGGAGCCCAATATCCCCTATAACCCTGTCAAAACGAACATCCCCACCTTTTTGGCCTGGCTTGGAAAATATAATGGGCTTGAGGTATATTTGTTTGGAATACAGGTAGGGCGCCAGGATATCTTTGATAAACTTCTGTTCTGTTTGACCCTCAACAAGTACAACAACCTCAATGATATTACTCATGATTCGTGCCTCCATTGATCACATTTTTAACCCACAGCTCACCAATGTTGTAGTCCTTCAGCCATTCAGAGAAATCAACTTCATTTAGTCTTTCAAAGCAAGTTTGTCTATTATTTCGGTTGGCTACTATTAGATTGTTTACCGAGAAATGATTGATTAGAATGGGAGACTGGGTTGCCACAATCAATTGAGTGCGTTTAGCCATGCTGTGCATCAACTCGGCCAAGATTGCAATGGCTTCAGGGTGTAATCCTAATTCGGGCTCATCTATAATCATTGTTGAAGGAGGAACTGGTTGCAAAAGTGCTGTTGCCAAAGCAATAAAACGAATAGAACCATCAGATAAATGGTAGGGTTGCATTGGAAAATCAGAACCTTTTTGTTGCCAACTCAGACGAGTTTTTTCGGACTCACCCATTTTCACAGTATCCAATCGAAAATCGTCAAAGAATGGCATGACGAGCCGAATGGCTTGTACTATGTCACGATAGTAAGACTGCCAGCGGCTTATTTCCCGCAAGCGAAGTAAAAAAGGGGCAATATTAGCTGCATCACTTCTTAGTTTTAGGTTATCTTCCACAATTTCTGACCGACGCATTGGGGCTTTTTCGCTGGTATCATGAAAATGGTATACCATCCAATCAGAAATTGAATGGTATACATAATGACCAACTCCATTCGAATTTCCATTAGCAGCTGTTTCATCACGCATGTCATGTAATTTACTTTCATCAGAAGGGTTTCCGTAAGATCGCCAATTAGTGTTATAATATTTCCGTTCTTCTTCTATAAGAAAGGTTTCGTTGACTGTAGGGGTAAGAATAAAGCGATAACTGTTGCTGCCTTCCGCATAGGGGCTATTAGATAAAAATTCAAATTCAGCTTTAATGCTTGAAGTTTGTTTTGGTCCATTATAGAGAAAACTATCCGCACCTCCATGCTCTTGAATATACTTGCTAAAGTTCTTTTGTGACATAACCTGAAGCATTTTGAATAACTGTATGAAATTGCTCTTTCCAGCTCCATTGGCTCCAATGATTACATTGAGGCTACTCAGTTCAAAATCTTTGAGTTCTCGGATGGACTTAAAACCTTCAAGGGTGATGCTTTTTAGGGCTGCGCTCATAAGACTAAAGTATTTAAGGGTAAGGTGGTGCGGAGGTGCTCTTCTACGCTTCGTAGGTTTTGGTCGGTTAGGATGAGGTGGATCATGATTTTTTACCCTCTATAATTGCACGACCTAAAGTCGTTGTTCGGTATCTTTGATTTTTACTCTTTGGTTTATCAGGCAAGGTCATTTCAAGCGCCTTGATATCCAAAAGCTTGACGATGGCATTTCGGTAGTTTCTTGTTCTGGTAGAATATCCCAATTGAGAAAGTAAATTCGGAGTTCCTTCTGGAGCTGTGACACAGTATCGCAGAATATTTATTGCTGTTTCTGACAGGTCTACTTGATCATGGACCCCGTCATGGACCCCATCATGGACCCCGTCATGATTTTCCTGCTTCGTATCTACCTTTGTTTTTTCTTGAGACCGATCACTGTCAACTTTTCTAATTAAGGGCATTCCATTTCTATCTGATATAATCTCCCCTTTTTCATCCTTAAGAGATCGTCGAATCGTAACCTTAAATCCATCAGAAATCGTGAAATCGGGTTCGGGCAGACCGGCATTTCGACATTTCTTGATCATGTCTCCGGTGCCAGTTCCCATGCGCTCAATATATTTGGTAAGATAAAGAGGTTCGGCCAAAAGAGGATTAGTTGGAAATGACCCATGGGGTTGCCGCAGTTTCTCGAGGGTCAGGTTCGGCGGCAAACAGCCGGGATTCCAGACTTCCAAACGGTTAGAAAAAAGCATCACCTGAACGCTTCCGGTGCTGGTGTAATCTCGGTGGGCAATGGCATTGACGATTGCTTCGGAAACCACATCTTCAGGCAACTCATATTTGCTGGGAGCCTGAGGCCCATCCTTGCGGGTTCCCACCCACAGATTGATCTTGGAAAGCACAAAATCGACGGCTTGGTCGACCAGTTCAAAAACAGTTCCCTTATATACTTGGTATGACGGGATGGGCTTTGCCACTTCTATACCATGGAAGTGAGCGCATTTGACCTCCGATAAAATCAGGAAGCGCTGCGGTTTACGAGCAAAAAGCAAAACAGCGGCATTGCTTGGGTGATACTTATCCAGTAAATTGAGATGAGTGAGCACCTTATGAGCCGGTGTACCCTCCTTGACAAATATCAGTCTGTGTTTGTTTTGTTTCGTGGCGGTGTTGAATTCGTGATGAGTGGGTGAGATGCTATTCTTGTCCTCCCAACCATAGTCGTTGCCGAAAAGCCCGAGATAAATTGGGGAACGGGAAACTTGGTCAAGGTAGAGGTTGTCCGCGGGTCGGTCCTTGGCGGGGATATCTTCGAAGAGAAAGGGATCAAAGAAACGGCGTAGGAGTGGATCACCTGAGATAAATTCGTGAAGATGGCGGCGGGTTTTGGAAAACTCCGATTGGACACTGGAAATAAAGAGGGTGGTCATTTCTTCGTTCTATACACTGGCTCAAATAGCAATTTATATTCTGCTGTGGCCATTTGGGCCTGATCCAAGTCAATTTTCAAAGCAGACTTGTTGACAATTTTTCGAACTTCATCTTTTAATGTATCGGAAGTTTTAACACCAAAAGAAATGGATGTCACAGCATCCTTAGGAAAATATTTTAATCCAAAACCATTTTCAAGATTAGGAGCACCGTGAGGTCCTTCTGGTCGATGGATAATTCTGTATTCATTCTCATAAGACCATATTTCATCTTTTTCTAAGAAAATCCTGAATTTCTCAGAATCTTTTAAGTCAATGATAGTAATTTTAGAGCTATAAATTACTTGGTATATTTTATTTTGAAAATATTGATGCAACTTTTGGGAGTCAAAATGTATGCAGATTCCTGTATGACCAGCAGTATAATGTGACCACATGAGGGGGTTCTCCCTAGAGGAAGCTAAACTATAAAACCCATATCTTGATAATGCATGTTGCGTAAATTCTCGACATTCATTAAGTTCACGCCCTTTTTCCATAATTAGCCCATAACTATCAAATGGATCATTCAATTTTGAACGATTTGAAAACCATACAATTCCGTCTAAGAGTAATTCATTCAAAACATCTATGCGTGTTTTGAATTCAGTTACATGACCGTGGAGCGGCATAAATTTGTAAAAGATGGGGGGGGGCTTGCTCAACTATTCTCCTCGAAGAACTTCCAGGCGGTGCGGTAGTCTTCTTCACGGTTGCAGCGGTCGAAGGGGGCGTGATAAGTGATGGTTCGTTCCCAACGGCCATCGTCGAGTTGGCGGCAGTTGGTGAGGTCGTGGGGTTTGTGCCAAGGGGCCAGTGTGTCGTCGATGACGGTTTGGGTGACGGTGCCGGATTGTAGGTCTTTGATATCTTCCCAGCCGGGGTTGGGGTCTGATTTGGAGGAGTTGCGGGAGAGGCCGACACCGGTAAGGCCTTTATTGACGGTGAAGATAATGCGGCCCTTCTGGTCGTACCAAGTATCTTGCTCGTACTGGCGCATAACCGGGAACTGGATGCGGTAGATAGTGAGCAGTTCGTCGAGGGTGAGTTTCAGGGCTTGGGCGGCTAGGACATCGATTTCGACGAGGGCTTGGCGGCGTTGGTAGTCGGTGCGCATCGAGCAGTGTCTGCCCCACTCGGGCGTGAGGTCGATGAAGGTGGAGTTGGGGAGGCGGGGGTCGGGCTTGGACCAGCGTTGGGTAAGGAAGGCGGGGGTGTAGAGGGAGGTCCAGAGGGAGGCGTAGTGGGTGGTGAGGCAGGTGAGGAGGAGGCCTATAGGAGTTTTTGAACAGAAATCAATATAAGGAATATTTTTTAAAGTATCATTGCCAAGATTAGTCGTACCAGTGGCCTTTACATAAAAATCTGATAATAATGTCGCTGAAATTGTGCTAATATTACTCACCAACTTAACATCTCTGATACTCCAAGAAATACAGCCATGTATGTGCGCAATTTCGGGTGGAATTGTGCAGTTGATTAAGGTGTGCTCGTTAGGTGGAGGCAACATTTTTCTAAAGGCAATCCGATAATACTCTGTTACCCGTTTGCCTTTTTTATTTAACAATAAATGCGTAGAGGGGGGTTGTGCGTCAGACTCTAGTTTTTTGTTACTAAATATTTTATTCTCTGTTCCCTCTGTTTTATTGATGTTTATTGTTTCTTTCTCTGTGTTCTCTGTGTCCTCTGTGGTTAACCCTTCTTCCACCCACGGCACCCTTGGTGTTCTGCGACGATACTCCTCTGGGCTGCAATCCGGCACATAGTTGGTGCGAGGCCAGTAGTCGTCGGGGATGAAGTCGAGGTCGATACGGTCGTAGTGACCTTTTTCTGTGCAAATACTCCGAGGTGTCTTATTTAACGGTGTGCCCACAAAAAAATGCGGACCCGAGAGAATAAAGTCGTCCAGCTTTTCAACAAATTTTGTTTCCCGGCGGATGGTGTGGTCTTTTTTGACAGCATTGGTTTCATGCCACATTTCTGTTGAGAAGAACTCCCCCTCCAAATCCCCCAACTTCTTCGGATGCTGGGCAAATTTCTCCAGCACGCTAATTAACTGCTTGGCGTGCAGTGCAGGCAGTCGGGCTTCAAAAAAATGCGTCCCTGCTTCATCATACAAATCTGCAAAAAGTCTAAGTTGTTCTTCCCCAATGTTGACTAAGCGGTCTTTGTGGCCACTTATATCCCAAGCATTTTCCTCACTTTTTATTCCTCCGACAATATTTTTTCCATCGTGATTCAAGCTAGCGTCAACACTGCTAACTGCAAAAATATTGGCCATTGTTGTAAAATTTACAACATTCGAGTTTCTGCACGAAATATTAATACTGAATTTTGAACGATGCGCAACCTCTGCGAATAAAAACATACCATTCTGAAACTGCAAATGCCACCTTAGCCTCGGGTACAATTCCCTCCGAAACCCACCCCCCTTCGGATCGTCATAAATTCCTTCCGGATGCAGTAATCCCAACACCCCATCCTCATTCAACACTCCCCACGCCTGCGGAATAAAGCACTTATACAAGTTCGTCTGTACACCCTTCAGTAAAGCATAGTTCCCAACAGAATTCAAAAACCCCTGGGTTCCCTCAAACTCCGCATATTCCAATAAATACTCCCCCTGCTTCCCATACCGCTTCAACGCCTCCTCTCTCATCTCCGCCGCCTGACTCGCCGACACACCGCGCACTTCAAACTTAGGCTCATAATCCCCCAAAAACCCGCCTTCATTCCACTCCACCTTAATCCACGGCGGATTTCCCACAATCAAATCAAAGCCACCCCGATCCACAAACAGATCAGCAAACTCAAGCTCCCAGTGGTGGAAACGGAAGCGTTGACTTAACTCCCTGACCAAATGCAAGCGGGGAAATTTATCAGGAGTTAAAATGTCATCAAAACCGCACAGAATAATATTTTTAAAGAGTTGTCCTGAGAGAATAAATTCGAGCTCTATAAGAAACTCATCCCGACTGGGCAAAAGATCTGCTTTCTGTATAGGCCAGAACCACAGAGCACACCAGTAGTCCATTGCCAGTTTCAATCGATGATACGAATATTCATTAGTTGGCGTATGAATATGAAACGAATCTTCCAGTAACTTATCTTTCTGCCCGATACTGCTTTTACATCCCTCAAAAATCCCGTTTGGCGTATGCCCAAAGAATTCAAAATCGGCCCAGGTTTTCTGCTTGATCTCCCTCAGCACCTCTACATGCTTTGCCCAAAGTTCGTCAATACGGGCAGAGAGTTGCTTCAGCACCTTCAAATCGGCATTATCAAAAGGCAGAACGAAAATTTTACGCCAGTCATCGATTTTCTTAATCGCATCCGGCACCATCTTCTTTACAACCTTGTCGGTGTAGTTGGCCATGCCAGCATCCGGCACCAGAAAGTGGTAGACATCATCTTCCGATCGTTTCTCCTTTTTCGTTACAGTTCCCCGCTGCGCGGAAGGGACTGAAACTCTCTTAGGCTCACTTTCCCACCATTTCCCCTTCTTACTCCCCAACATATCCACCGGATACACCTGAGATCGTGCGCCAATCAAACTATTTCCACAGACCAACTGATTACCAAACCAAGGCACTACCGAGTCGTTATGAATGGTATTGAGCCACAGACTGATCTCAGCCAGTTCCACTGCCGTTGAGTTAAGGTCAACCCCGTAGACATTGTTGTCGGCCAGATAGGCCTTTACCCGCTGTTTCTGCTCTCCATAATCCGATGGTAATAAGTGCTCTCCCAATTGCTGTTGTTTCCGCTCCAAATACGCATCGGCTAACTGGTTGATAGCTTCATTTAAAAAGGCCCCAGAGCCCAGAGCCATCTCACAAACCGTCAGCTCTAAAATATCATCAGCAGATTTATCTTTAAGCAGTTCCTTCAAAGAATACTTCACCAAACACTTGGTTAGAACTTCTGGTGTATAATAACTGGCTGATTT
This is a stretch of genomic DNA from Desulfobulbaceae bacterium. It encodes these proteins:
- a CDS encoding class I SAM-dependent DNA methyltransferase, with translation MADKLLDLTGIHNENEFYTHHYLTALLENDLKGLYDTWKEQAEAKEEKQPYEKLTALAKDYFHLLNRQERLTERSSPDNKREVLELRQAFRQQFISLLGYDISPVKRYTDEKHCLPLLAQVEKSGGQPEVWFFDSLDYASILPAEDVLNIPAVEDAPQAEAIETTTPLPIVEEDGSLVGVLTQVVFADREPPRWLIIFDLQEVVLVDRNKWNLKKLLRFDLNEIFERRNADTLKAMAALLHRESIAPIEGLCLLDTLDENSHKHAFSVSEDLKYAVREAVELLGNEVVYYIRQTGYKIKLYEKGRNEELTRECLRYLYRLLFCFYIEARPELGYAPMKSEAFLKGYSLESLRELAEMPPLQEDEALNGYYINESLNILFKLIYQGWNDNIGMMGRDDHLKVTDHRTFELLPLNSHLFDPAGTKLLNKVKFRNLVMQQILELLSLTSVKRARGRRTRRGRISYAQLGINQLGAVYEGLLSYSGFFAEDELYEVKKSGEDYDELKNAYFVKKDDLNDYKVDWNDLNKSEVVHHGEKGNRQHKVHEQGSFIYRLAGRNREKSASYYTPEVLTKCLVKYSLKELLKDKSADDILELTVCEMALGSGAFLNEAINQLADAYLERKQQQLGEHLLPSDYGEQKQRVKAYLADNNVYGVDLNSTAVELAEISLWLNTIHNDSVVPWFGNQLVCGNSLIGARSQVYPVDMLGSKKGKWWESEPKRVSVPSAQRGTVTKKEKRSEDDVYHFLVPDAGMANYTDKVVKKMVPDAIKKIDDWRKIFVLPFDNADLKVLKQLSARIDELWAKHVEVLREIKQKTWADFEFFGHTPNGIFEGCKSSIGQKDKLLEDSFHIHTPTNEYSYHRLKLAMDYWCALWFWPIQKADLLPSRDEFLIELEFILSGQLFKNIILCGFDDILTPDKFPRLHLVRELSQRFRFHHWELEFADLFVDRGGFDLIVGNPPWIKVEWNEGGFLGDYEPKFEVRGVSASQAAEMREEALKRYGKQGEYLLEYAEFEGTQGFLNSVGNYALLKGVQTNLYKCFIPQAWGVLNEDGVLGLLHPEGIYDDPKGGGFRRELYPRLRWHLQFQNGMFLFAEVAHRSKFSINISCRNSNVVNFTTMANIFAVSSVDASLNHDGKNIVGGIKSEENAWDISGHKDRLVNIGEEQLRLFADLYDEAGTHFFEARLPALHAKQLISVLEKFAQHPKKLGDLEGEFFSTEMWHETNAVKKDHTIRRETKFVEKLDDFILSGPHFFVGTPLNKTPRSICTEKGHYDRIDLDFIPDDYWPRTNYVPDCSPEEYRRRTPRVPWVEEGLTTEDTENTEKETININKTEGTENKIFSNKKLESDAQPPSTHLLLNKKGKRVTEYYRIAFRKMLPPPNEHTLINCTIPPEIAHIHGCISWSIRDVKLVSNISTISATLLSDFYVKATGTTNLGNDTLKNIPYIDFCSKTPIGLLLTCLTTHYASLWTSLYTPAFLTQRWSKPDPRLPNSTFIDLTPEWGRHCSMRTDYQRRQALVEIDVLAAQALKLTLDELLTIYRIQFPVMRQYEQDTWYDQKGRIIFTVNKGLTGVGLSRNSSKSDPNPGWEDIKDLQSGTVTQTVIDDTLAPWHKPHDLTNCRQLDDGRWERTITYHAPFDRCNREEDYRTAWKFFEENS
- a CDS encoding DUF2971 domain-containing protein; this encodes MSKPPPIFYKFMPLHGHVTEFKTRIDVLNELLLDGIVWFSNRSKLNDPFDSYGLIMEKGRELNECREFTQHALSRYGFYSLASSRENPLMWSHYTAGHTGICIHFDSQKLHQYFQNKIYQVIYSSKITIIDLKDSEKFRIFLEKDEIWSYENEYRIIHRPEGPHGAPNLENGFGLKYFPKDAVTSISFGVKTSDTLKDEVRKIVNKSALKIDLDQAQMATAEYKLLFEPVYRTKK
- a CDS encoding helicase with metal-binding cysteine cluster; amino-acid sequence: MIPSILADQTRRGIEEFLRTTFPITTPFFDSILEDLITRPEGIFKGPFLTMRLPYQKGITGKTFFPGILPDGFHPYRHQEISFERLGSQSPKSTIVATGTGSGKTECFLYPHGEANLI
- a CDS encoding AAA family ATPase, which encodes MSAALKSITLEGFKSIRELKDFELSSLNVIIGANGAGKSNFIQLFKMLQVMSQKNFSKYIQEHGGADSFLYNGPKQTSSIKAEFEFLSNSPYAEGSNSYRFILTPTVNETFLIEEERKYYNTNWRSYGNPSDESKLHDMRDETAANGNSNGVGHYVYHSISDWMVYHFHDTSEKAPMRRSEIVEDNLKLRSDAANIAPFLLRLREISRWQSYYRDIVQAIRLVMPFFDDFRLDTVKMGESEKTRLSWQQKGSDFPMQPYHLSDGSIRFIALATALLQPVPPSTMIIDEPELGLHPEAIAILAELMHSMAKRTQLIVATQSPILINHFSVNNLIVANRNNRQTCFERLNEVDFSEWLKDYNIGELWVKNVINGGTNHE
- a CDS encoding DUF4276 family protein is translated as MSNIIEVVVLVEGQTEQKFIKDILAPYLYSKQIYLKPIIFSKPGQKGGDVRFDRVIGDIGLHLKQRSDTYLTLLFDYYGIKGDWPGLLESKKKANHHLKAQTFIESLRESVLAKFKELRPELRFIPYIAMHEFEALLFSSTEVLAEHLHVNVNLVESILSECGEPENINDSPETAPSKRLDKLSSKFKKMTTGISIAKEIGIDEIRKACPLFNKWVKSLEALIA
- a CDS encoding DUF4062 domain-containing protein; translated protein: MTTLFISSVQSEFSKTRRHLHEFISGDPLLRRFFDPFLFEDIPAKDRPADNLYLDQVSRSPIYLGLFGNDYGWEDKNSISPTHHEFNTATKQNKHRLIFVKEGTPAHKVLTHLNLLDKYHPSNAAVLLFARKPQRFLILSEVKCAHFHGIEVAKPIPSYQVYKGTVFELVDQAVDFVLSKINLWVGTRKDGPQAPSKYELPEDVVSEAIVNAIAHRDYTSTGSVQVMLFSNRLEVWNPGCLPPNLTLEKLRQPHGSFPTNPLLAEPLYLTKYIERMGTGTGDMIKKCRNAGLPEPDFTISDGFKVTIRRSLKDEKGEIISDRNGMPLIRKVDSDRSQEKTKVDTKQENHDGVHDGVHDGVHDQVDLSETAINILRYCVTAPEGTPNLLSQLGYSTRTRNYRNAIVKLLDIKALEMTLPDKPKSKNQRYRTTTLGRAIIEGKKS